The Tessaracoccus aquimaris sequence GCTGGGGTCCGCGGTGTGGGTGGTGATTGAGAGGTGTGGGGTAGCGCGCTTTGTTGCCTGTTTGGGAGTCGTTGACAGGGGTTGGGCCTATGACGCGTCCGCGTTATCCATCCTCGTGGGTAGCCGGTGTAGTCGTATGACGAGTGTCGCCGCCGTGGCGAAGGCGGCGAAGATGGTGATGTTTGTGAGGGCGTCGGTCCATGAGATCGCCTGCGTTGCCCGGAGTTGCGCGATGCTGGAGGTCATTGCGGCGATGGAGTAGGCGCCGACATTGTTGATGATGTGAGCCGCGATGCCTGCTTCGAGACCGCCGGTGAGGATCACGAGGGTCGAGGCGAGCAGCCCGAAAGCGAGTCTGTCTACGAACAGTGCGGCGTTCTGGACGCCATGGAGTGAGGCAAACACGAGTGACGATGCGGCGGCCCCGATCCAGGGGTTGGCGGTGAGTCTGGTCATCGACTGTAGTAGGTAGCCGCGGAAGAGGTACTCTTCGGCTGCGGCCTGCCACGGGGTGACGATTGCCACGACGACAAGGAAGCTCCACCACTGCGGCTGCGGCGCGAACTGGAAGGGCTGGCTTTGGAGGTAGCCGACCAGCAAGCTCCCGCCAAGGATGAGGATGGTCGCTATCCCGAGACATATCCCGAGATAGCCGCGGCGCAGACGTTGTTCCACCGAGGAGAGTTGTCCAAGCGGGGCACGGTGGAGTCGGGTCATCAGGAGCCAGCAGCACAGGAGCAGCCCGGCGATGGCGATGCCGTTCGCCGCGAGTCCGGTGGGTATCTGGTAGCTGGCGGCATAACTCTGAAAGTCGGTGAAAGGCACGTCGGGTGCTGTCACGTAGTGGGAGACGGCGGTGATCGCCAGCGAGATCCATGGCGTGAGAGTGAAGTAGAACGCGAACGCGATGAGGATGCCGAGCAGCGCTGCGGGTCGTCCTGCTTGGCAGCTGAGCTGCTCAGCGTAGGTGACCGGCGGCGCGGGCGAGGTCTTGTCCGTCCTGCTGTCTGGGTCCGGCTGATTGCTGGGATAAGCCATGTGCAGTGCTCTCTGTGTGCTCCCGTGAGCCCCGGCTGAGCGCTGTCCATGCCGAGGCCCTTCATTGGCGGAACCTAGGCGGGACCAGGGGTGTGTGCTTCTGGGTCTGTTCGGGGGCTGACGCGTACTGCAATGGCGGCCGGGAGGCCGAGGTCGATCGTAGTGTCGTCGACGGTGACCCGGACGGCCGCAGCCGCGGGGCTGACGTCGGTGACGGTAAGTCTGGTACCGACCGAGATTCCGTGTCCGGTGAGGTAGCGGAGGATGTCGGGCGAGCGATCCGAGACGCGCAGCACTTGCACGGAGGTGCCGGGTTCGGCCTCGTTGAGAGCTTGGCTGTGATCGGGCGGGATCCGTCCGTCAGGGTCGGGGATCGGGGCTCCGTGGGGGTCGTGGGTGGGGTGCCCGAGTGCGGCGTCCATGCGGTCCAGTACGAGGTCGGAAACGGCGTGCTCCAGGTGGTTCGCCTCGTCGTGGACCTGGTCCCAGGACAGCTCTAGATGCTCGACGAGATAGGTCTCCACGATTCGGTGTCGTCGAACGATGTCTATCGCGATTGCGCGCCCGTCGTCGGTCAACTCGATTGGGCCGTAAGGCTCGTAGGAGATGAGTCCGTCGCGGGCGAGTCGTTTTAGGTTGGCCGAGACGGTCGAGGGAGTCACGCCGAGTTGGGCGGCTAGGTCTGTTGTAGAGGGCTCCCCGCCAGGCCATTCGTGGGCTTTCCAGATCAGCGTTACATAGTCCTCGACCATGCGGGTGGCAGGAGAGCGCTTCATCGGGGTCATCCTAGGCGTGGGTGTCCATAACGGTCTTCGGCTCGTCTTGATCGACTGCGGGCTGCTCGTGGAAGGGCGCGACGAGTGTGGGGAGGATGCTGTGTCGATGAGCGACGAGGAAGCCGATGGTGAGGGCGAGGTGGATGGCGCTCAGCACGTACCGTCCGGTGGTGTCAGTGATGAGGAACTGGACGCCGAAGAGCGCGGCGAGCCCGATCGCGGACCACCAGTGGAACCGCAGCGCGAGGATGATTGCCACCCCGAGCAGCGTCTGGGTGGCCGTCAAGGTGAACTCCTCGACTTGGCGGCTGTCTAGAGCCAGCGAACTGGGTCCACCGCCCAGGAAGTGCGCCACGGGCAGTGAGCCGACCAGCAGGCTCCACTGGTTGACCTTGGATGCGATCAGCGTGCCGATGGCAGCCACACCTTTGCCGCGGGCGGCGAACATCACCGCGATGATGAACTCCGGGGCCTCCGAGGCTAGCGGGGCGAGCCACTGAACCAGAAAGTAGCTGTCGATGCCGAGCGCCGAGCCTGAGGCGACTAGTGCATCGGCGAACGGTTCGGCTGAGATCAGGATCACCGCCCCGGAGACGAGGAACATCGCCACGACGAGAATGCGCCTCGGTCGGGCGTCAAGCCCGGCAATCAGCGCTGCCGCGCCTACGAACTCCTCCTGGTCAGCGTCGTAGGTCTGCGCGGCTCGCCATAGATGGAGGCCGAACACGACGATGAGACCGACCCCGAACCACAGCGGGATGCTCCCGATGAGCGGGATCACGAACGCGACGAGCCCGAGGATAGCGAGGAAGCCGACGTCTCGTCGGCTGGCAACAGGCAGCTCCAGCGCATTGGGGGTGGGTGCATCGTCCCGGCGTGCCTGGCGGCGCGCGACGACGAGTGCGACGACCACGACGAGGGGCCAGCCGAAGCCGAGTAGCAGCCGGTTCGAGCCGGTCATGTTCGCGGCCGCGAAGTGGAGGTAGGACGGATCGGAACCGGAGCGGTAGGCGTAGTACAGGTCTACGGCATACTCCGGGAGAACTGCGATCAGTGCCAGCAAGGCAATGGCGAGGGCGCCCGAGATGTCCTTCTGGGCGGCTTCGGCGGCCCAGGCGAGAAGGAACGCTGCTGCCACCACAGCCGCGCCGAAGACGACTACCTCAGCCACTGCTGAGAACTCAACTCCCAACACACGGATGGCGACGGCTGGGCCTGCAACGAGTAGACACAGCAGGACGCGGCGGATCAGGGCAGCAGGCATTGGGCACTCCAGGTCAAGGCCGTGGCCGAAGGTCTCGTTCGCCTCGCAAAATGAGGTGCTACGCCGGGCGGATCAGGATGACCGCCAGCATGTCGACGCACCGCGTCCGAACCGAGGGCCTGGACGGAACTACTCCCCTTCGAGTTCCACCCTCTCCGACGGCTCCCTGGTGTGTCTATGCACAACTTGGTGTTGGAGGAGTCACACAACTCTCCCGTCTTGTTCCGTGGCGTTTGTGCAAGCCAGACGCCGGTTTCGTCTTCATCCAGACCCCGCGTTCCACATTCCGTCCCGGCCTCGATGAGCTGGCCGATGATTTGGCTCGGGTCGTCATGATTGGTGGCATGACCTATCCGAACCACCCGCGTCCATACGATCCCTATCCGGGGCAGGAACCCCCGCGGGCGGCGATTGTGTGCCCGAAGTGTCACGGCGCGATGCGAACTTATGAGCGCAACGGAATCCAGCTGGAGCAGTGCGGAAGTTGTCGAGGGCTCTTCCTCGACTTCGGTGAACTTGAGCACCTCACGCAGATGGAGGGCCGGTTCGTCAGCCAGGCACCGCCACCGCCCGGCTATGGCCCCGCTTGGGGCAAGCACGGTGATCGTCGGTATCGCAAAGGCGGCCTGGCGGGGTTGTTCTTTTCCAGCTAGTCTCGCGGACCTGCGTTCATCGACTGGTGGCGACGCGGGCGGTGCTCGCCAACCACGAGGACAGCCTCGGTCGCGGGCCGTCCGGCCCGCTCGCCGTTGTGGCTTGTGCGGATGCACCCGGGCGTCGGAGTGAGGCGGGTCGCTGACGCTGACTCGGATGTCGGCGT is a genomic window containing:
- a CDS encoding CPBP family intramembrane glutamic endopeptidase, whose amino-acid sequence is MAYPSNQPDPDSRTDKTSPAPPVTYAEQLSCQAGRPAALLGILIAFAFYFTLTPWISLAITAVSHYVTAPDVPFTDFQSYAASYQIPTGLAANGIAIAGLLLCCWLLMTRLHRAPLGQLSSVEQRLRRGYLGICLGIATILILGGSLLVGYLQSQPFQFAPQPQWWSFLVVVAIVTPWQAAAEEYLFRGYLLQSMTRLTANPWIGAAASSLVFASLHGVQNAALFVDRLAFGLLASTLVILTGGLEAGIAAHIINNVGAYSIAAMTSSIAQLRATQAISWTDALTNITIFAAFATAATLVIRLHRLPTRMDNADAS
- a CDS encoding metal-dependent transcriptional regulator, with product MVEDYVTLIWKAHEWPGGEPSTTDLAAQLGVTPSTVSANLKRLARDGLISYEPYGPIELTDDGRAIAIDIVRRHRIVETYLVEHLELSWDQVHDEANHLEHAVSDLVLDRMDAALGHPTHDPHGAPIPDPDGRIPPDHSQALNEAEPGTSVQVLRVSDRSPDILRYLTGHGISVGTRLTVTDVSPAAAAVRVTVDDTTIDLGLPAAIAVRVSPRTDPEAHTPGPA
- a CDS encoding sodium:proton exchanger; the protein is MPAALIRRVLLCLLVAGPAVAIRVLGVEFSAVAEVVVFGAAVVAAAFLLAWAAEAAQKDISGALAIALLALIAVLPEYAVDLYYAYRSGSDPSYLHFAAANMTGSNRLLLGFGWPLVVVVALVVARRQARRDDAPTPNALELPVASRRDVGFLAILGLVAFVIPLIGSIPLWFGVGLIVVFGLHLWRAAQTYDADQEEFVGAAALIAGLDARPRRILVVAMFLVSGAVILISAEPFADALVASGSALGIDSYFLVQWLAPLASEAPEFIIAVMFAARGKGVAAIGTLIASKVNQWSLLVGSLPVAHFLGGGPSSLALDSRQVEEFTLTATQTLLGVAIILALRFHWWSAIGLAALFGVQFLITDTTGRYVLSAIHLALTIGFLVAHRHSILPTLVAPFHEQPAVDQDEPKTVMDTHA
- a CDS encoding zf-TFIIB domain-containing protein, yielding MTYPNHPRPYDPYPGQEPPRAAIVCPKCHGAMRTYERNGIQLEQCGSCRGLFLDFGELEHLTQMEGRFVSQAPPPPGYGPAWGKHGDRRYRKGGLAGLFFSS